The DNA window AAGAGGACATCCTGCGGCCCCAGACCGACGTGGTGGACCTGCGCCGCCGGGTGGGCATGGTGTTCCAGCGCTGGAACCCCTTCCCCAAGTCGGTCTTCGACAACGTGGCCTACGGCCCGCGCATCCACGGGGTGAAGGACAAGGCCCGCCTGGCCGAGCTCGTGGAGAGCGCCCTCAAGATGGCCTCCCTGTGGGACGAGGTAAAGGACCGATTGCGCCACTCGGCCCTGGAGCTCTCCGGCGGGCAGCAGCAGCGGCTGTGCATTGCCCGGGCGCTCGCGGTGGAGCCCGAGGTGCTCCTCATGGACGAGCCCGCGAGCGCGCTGGACCCCATCTCGTCGGCCCGCCTGGAAGACCTGATCGGCGAGCTGAAGAGCCGCTACACCATCGTCATCGTCACCCACAACATGCAGCAGGCGGCCCGGATCTCGGACTACACGGGGTTCTTCTACGTGGGCAAGCTCGTGGAGTTCGACCGCACCCAGGTGATCTTCACCACCCCCCGCGAGGAGCGCACCGAGGCTTACGTGACGGGGCGGTTCGGGTAGGGGCAGGTGAGGACGACTTTGGACAGGATGACAGGATGAAACGGGATAGAGCGCGAGGGTGGACGTCGGGTTGACCGCACCGGCGTCACTCGACCCGATCCGAGCCGTCTTCATCCTGTCCATCCTGTTATCCTGTCAACAACGGTTTTCCGAGGAAACTCATGCAACGACACACGAGCAGGGCGTTTGCGGCGGATCTCGAAGCCTTGCAGGAGAAGGTCCTGCGGATGGGGGCGCTGGTGGAGGACGCCATCGGGCGGGCCTTGAGCGCACTGGTGGACCGGGACCCCGAGCTGGCTCGGGAGACCATCGGGCGCGACCATTTGGTGAACCGCCTGGAGGTGGAAGTGGACGAGCACTGCATCGAGCTCCTGGCCCTGCGCCAACCGGCCGCCGGGGATCTCCGCCTCATCATCACCGGTCTCAAGATCACCACCGATCTCGAGCGCATCGGGGACCTCGCGGTGAACCTCTGCGAGCGGGTACTCGAGCTCCTGGAGGCTCCGCCCTTGAAACCCCTCATCGACCTGCCCCGCATGGCGGACCGGGCCCGGGCCATGCTGCGCCAGGCCCTCGACGCCTATGTCGCCCGGGATGCCGAACGGGCCCAGGAGGTGTGCGCCCTCGACGACGAGGTGGATCGCTTGAACGACCAGGTGTTCCGGGAGCTCCTCACCTACATGCTCGAGAACCCCGCTAACATCCCCCGGGCGCTCGGCCTCATCATGATCGGCAAGTACCTGGAGCGCATCGCCGACCACGCCACCAACATCTCGGAGATGGTGATCTACCTGGTGAAGGGCAAGGACATCCGTCACACGGTCTGGAAGCGCACGACGCCCCAGGAGGGCTGAAGCGATGCCCCGCGTCCTCATCGTGGACGACGAGGAAGACCTGCTGGAGCTCCTGGCCTACAACCTGGAGGTCTCGGGCTTCCAGGTGGACCGGGCCCCCACGGGGCGCCTCGCCGTGGAGCTGGCGGGCCGGCGCACCCCGGACCTCGTCCTCCTGGACGTGATGCTCCCCGACCTCCAGGGCTTCGAGGTGCTGCGCCTCCTGCGCAGCCGGGAGAAGACCCGGGCGGTCCCGGTCATCCTGCTGACTGCCCGGGGCGAGGAGTCGGACGTGCTCGTGGGCTTCGAGCTCGGGGCCGACGACTACGTGGTCAAGCCCTTCAGCCCCCGGGAGCTCCTGGCCCGGGTGCGCGCGGTCCTCAAGCGTTCCCGGGGCGAGGAGCCCGAGCGGCCCCGGCTGCGCTTCGGGGACCTGGAGCTCGATCTCGACGCCCACCGGGTGCTCCGGGCCGGAGAGGAGCTGGTGCTGGCGCCCCAGGAGTTTCGGCTGCTCGCCTTTCTGGCCACCCACCCCAACCGGGTCTACTCCCGGGAAGCCCTGATCCAGCAGGCCTGGGACCCGGAGGTGTACGTGGACCCGCGCACCGTGGACGTCCACGTGCGCCGCCTGCGGGCCCGGGTGGAGCCCGACCCCTCGAACCCCGTTCTCATCGAGACGGTGCGGGGCGCCGGGTACCGCTTCCAGGCCCGCCCCGCCAAGGAGTGACCCCCGGTGGCACGAACCCTCTTCGCCCGACTCGCCGTCCACTCCGCCGTCCTCCTGGTGGTCGTGCTCCTGGTGGCGGGCATGGCGCTCGACCCCTTCATCGTGGGGCGCGAGACCCGGCGCCTGGAGTTG is part of the Thermodesulfobacteriota bacterium genome and encodes:
- the phoU gene encoding phosphate signaling complex protein PhoU; the protein is MQRHTSRAFAADLEALQEKVLRMGALVEDAIGRALSALVDRDPELARETIGRDHLVNRLEVEVDEHCIELLALRQPAAGDLRLIITGLKITTDLERIGDLAVNLCERVLELLEAPPLKPLIDLPRMADRARAMLRQALDAYVARDAERAQEVCALDDEVDRLNDQVFRELLTYMLENPANIPRALGLIMIGKYLERIADHATNISEMVIYLVKGKDIRHTVWKRTTPQEG
- the pstB gene encoding phosphate ABC transporter ATP-binding protein PstB; translated protein: MEATRIACKGVGVWYGQTKALDAIDLDIPTHRVTALIGPSGCGKSTFLRCLNRMNELIPGTRTEGQIFLDEEDILRPQTDVVDLRRRVGMVFQRWNPFPKSVFDNVAYGPRIHGVKDKARLAELVESALKMASLWDEVKDRLRHSALELSGGQQQRLCIARALAVEPEVLLMDEPASALDPISSARLEDLIGELKSRYTIVIVTHNMQQAARISDYTGFFYVGKLVEFDRTQVIFTTPREERTEAYVTGRFG
- a CDS encoding response regulator, which gives rise to MPRVLIVDDEEDLLELLAYNLEVSGFQVDRAPTGRLAVELAGRRTPDLVLLDVMLPDLQGFEVLRLLRSREKTRAVPVILLTARGEESDVLVGFELGADDYVVKPFSPRELLARVRAVLKRSRGEEPERPRLRFGDLELDLDAHRVLRAGEELVLAPQEFRLLAFLATHPNRVYSREALIQQAWDPEVYVDPRTVDVHVRRLRARVEPDPSNPVLIETVRGAGYRFQARPAKE